In a single window of the Serratia quinivorans genome:
- the ubiA gene encoding 4-hydroxybenzoate octaprenyltransferase: MMRREKTLEGSVNQSKWQAYSHLMRINKPIGTLLLLWPTLWALWLAGKGVPSLSILAVFVVGVFLMRAAGCVVNDYADRAVDGHVKRTAARPMPSGRVSEKEAKVLFVVLVLVSFGLVLTLNAMTIWLSLAALALAWTYPFMKRVTHLPQFVLGAAFGWGIPMAYAAVSESLPLSCWLLLLANICWTVAYDTLYAMVDRDDDLKIGIKSTAILFGRYDKLIVGLLQFATLLLMLWVGYLTQMSGAFYWSLLLAGALFIHQQKQIATRERDACFKAFMDNNYVGLVLFIGIALSYWQG, from the coding sequence ATGATGAGGAGAGAAAAAACCTTGGAAGGAAGCGTGAATCAAAGCAAATGGCAGGCTTATAGCCATCTGATGCGCATTAATAAACCCATTGGCACTTTGCTGTTGCTGTGGCCGACGCTGTGGGCACTGTGGCTGGCGGGCAAGGGCGTGCCGTCGCTGTCTATCCTGGCGGTGTTTGTGGTTGGGGTCTTCCTGATGCGTGCCGCCGGTTGTGTCGTGAATGATTACGCCGATCGCGCTGTCGATGGCCACGTGAAACGCACTGCCGCTCGTCCGATGCCGAGTGGCCGGGTGAGCGAGAAAGAGGCCAAGGTGCTGTTTGTGGTGTTGGTGCTTGTCTCGTTCGGGCTGGTGCTGACGCTCAATGCGATGACCATCTGGCTGTCACTGGCGGCGCTGGCGCTGGCGTGGACCTATCCGTTTATGAAACGGGTCACTCATCTGCCGCAGTTTGTTCTTGGCGCGGCGTTTGGCTGGGGGATCCCGATGGCCTATGCCGCCGTCAGTGAATCCTTGCCACTGAGCTGCTGGCTGTTGCTGCTGGCCAATATTTGCTGGACGGTGGCTTACGACACCTTATATGCGATGGTTGACCGTGACGATGACCTAAAGATTGGCATTAAATCTACGGCCATTTTGTTTGGTCGTTACGACAAGCTGATCGTCGGTTTGCTGCAGTTCGCCACGCTGCTGTTGATGCTGTGGGTAGGTTATCTGACGCAGATGAGCGGGGCCTTTTACTGGTCGCTGTTGCTGGCCGGTGCCTTGTTTATCCATCAGCAAAAACAGATTGCCACCCGTGAGCGTGACGCCTGCTTCAAGGCGTTCATGGATAACAATTATGTCGGGCTGGTGTTGTTTATCGGTATTGCACTGAGTTACTGGCAGGGTTAA